One segment of Candidatus Nitrospira nitrosa DNA contains the following:
- a CDS encoding 4Fe-4S dicluster domain-containing protein, translating into MAAAGEIGVLSRSDFQQIFDILSSKGYRIVGPTVRDGSVMWETIQAVSDLPIGWRDHQEPGRYRLEQSGSNDIFGVVHGPQSLKPFAFTPREPLLQIERSKDGFTTRPTLPQQEKIAVIGARACDLAGLAIQDQIFLQGEYQDTYYATRREGLFIIAVNCTRALQTCFCASMDTGPCAKNNFDLALTEVDDQLLVQAGSEVGSDLLSILSLSPATHDAIAEAAARVEACAQSQVRRLDRTRLPQALYDAHEHPRWDDVAARCLACANCTMVCPTCFCHTVEETPDLTRQHAEHARLWDSCFTQVHGYIHGKNIRPTIKDRYRMWLTHKLASWIDQFGTSGCVGCGRCITWCPIGIDLTEEVSALLTPSEQRSTSSRQQEASGR; encoded by the coding sequence ATGGCAGCGGCCGGTGAGATTGGTGTTCTGTCACGATCCGACTTTCAACAAATCTTCGACATCCTGAGTTCAAAGGGATACAGGATTGTCGGCCCCACCGTGCGCGATGGATCGGTCATGTGGGAGACCATCCAGGCCGTATCGGATCTGCCGATCGGGTGGCGCGATCATCAGGAGCCCGGGCGCTATCGGTTGGAACAAAGTGGCTCTAACGACATCTTCGGGGTCGTGCATGGACCGCAATCGCTGAAGCCATTCGCCTTCACGCCGCGTGAACCGCTCCTACAGATTGAACGGAGCAAGGACGGATTCACCACTCGCCCGACGCTTCCCCAACAGGAAAAAATCGCCGTCATCGGTGCTCGTGCCTGCGACCTCGCAGGATTGGCTATCCAAGATCAGATTTTTCTACAAGGCGAGTATCAGGACACCTACTACGCGACTCGCCGCGAAGGGCTGTTCATTATTGCTGTGAACTGTACCCGAGCGCTGCAGACCTGCTTTTGCGCATCCATGGACACGGGTCCCTGTGCCAAGAACAACTTCGACCTTGCTCTGACCGAAGTGGATGATCAGCTCTTGGTCCAGGCTGGAAGCGAGGTCGGGTCCGATCTTCTTTCTATTCTTTCATTGTCTCCGGCTACGCACGATGCAATCGCTGAAGCAGCAGCGCGCGTGGAGGCTTGCGCGCAAAGCCAAGTCCGCCGACTGGATCGCACTCGCCTGCCACAGGCGCTCTATGACGCCCATGAGCATCCTCGTTGGGACGATGTGGCGGCACGATGTCTGGCCTGCGCGAATTGCACGATGGTCTGTCCGACGTGCTTCTGCCATACGGTCGAGGAGACCCCGGATCTCACTCGGCAGCACGCCGAGCACGCCAGATTGTGGGATTCCTGTTTCACACAAGTGCATGGGTACATTCATGGCAAGAATATCCGTCCAACGATCAAAGATCGCTACCGGATGTGGCTGACACATAAGCTTGCCTCGTGGATCGATCAATTCGGAACATCCGGCTGTGTCGGCTGCGGCCGGTGCATCACCTGGTGTCCCATTGGGATCGATCTGACTGAGGAGGTATCGGCGTTGCTGACGCCGAGTGAACAGCGGTCAACCAGCAGCCGCCAGCAAGAGGCGTCCGGCAGATAG
- a CDS encoding Hsp20/alpha crystallin family protein, which produces MSGLTRWEPTTRWNPFKELEEMEKRLSGYFGRTATPAGGDKKESISVAEWAPLVDISEDDKEYVIKAELPEMKKEEIKINVHDDVLAISGERKYEKEEKSKKYHRVERAYGSFMRSFTLPEDADGSKVNAEYKDGVLKVHLPKSEKVKPKAIEVKVS; this is translated from the coding sequence ATGAGCGGACTGACGCGATGGGAGCCGACGACAAGATGGAACCCTTTCAAAGAACTCGAAGAGATGGAGAAACGACTCTCAGGCTACTTTGGGCGTACGGCAACTCCAGCCGGCGGCGACAAGAAGGAATCCATCTCGGTAGCCGAATGGGCGCCGTTGGTGGATATCTCGGAAGATGACAAAGAATACGTCATCAAAGCGGAACTTCCCGAGATGAAGAAAGAAGAGATCAAGATCAACGTCCATGACGATGTACTTGCGATCAGTGGAGAACGGAAATACGAGAAGGAAGAAAAGAGTAAAAAATACCACCGGGTTGAGCGCGCCTATGGCAGTTTCATGCGGAGCTTTACCCTTCCTGAAGATGCCGACGGGTCCAAGGTCAACGCCGAGTATAAAGACGGCGTACTGAAAGTCCATCTCCCAAAGTCGGAGAAGGTCAAGCCAAAGGCGATTGAAGTGAAGGTGTCGTAA
- a CDS encoding phosphoribosyltransferase, with translation MFKNREEAGRRLVDRLLRYRENPAALILALPRGGVAIGYQLSLGLHLPMDVFITRKLGAPDNSEYALGAVGERGTVYLNPEARATYGLSHADIEDVVRVQQREIARRQTLYRQGRHLPTLTDRIVILVDDGIATGSTFFASIDSIRHFKPGRLIGAIPVGPVETIQEARRRVDELVVLATPDPFWAVGSHYIDFAQVNDHDVVEYLNLADESLLEWKERAHSSMASPPR, from the coding sequence ATGTTTAAGAATCGCGAAGAGGCCGGGCGACGGCTCGTCGACCGACTGCTCCGGTATCGTGAAAACCCGGCAGCACTCATCCTGGCACTTCCTCGGGGGGGAGTGGCGATCGGGTATCAGCTGAGCCTGGGGCTGCACCTTCCGATGGATGTGTTCATCACCCGAAAACTGGGCGCGCCGGATAACTCAGAGTATGCACTCGGCGCGGTAGGGGAGAGAGGAACCGTCTATCTCAATCCAGAGGCTAGGGCGACGTACGGTCTGTCTCATGCGGACATCGAGGATGTGGTCCGGGTGCAGCAACGAGAGATCGCTCGCCGACAAACGCTTTACCGCCAAGGCCGACACCTGCCCACACTGACCGACCGCATCGTCATCCTCGTCGATGACGGCATCGCGACCGGTTCCACATTCTTCGCATCCATCGACTCCATCAGGCACTTCAAACCAGGTCGCCTGATCGGCGCCATTCCGGTCGGCCCGGTGGAGACCATCCAAGAAGCCCGCAGGCGGGTGGATGAGTTGGTAGTCCTTGCGACACCGGACCCGTTCTGGGCCGTGGGCAGTCACTATATCGACTTCGCCCAAGTCAACGATCACGACGTGGTAGAGTACTTAAACCTGGCGGACGAATCGCTGTTGGAGTGGAAGGAACGGGCACACTCTTCAATGGCCTCACCGCCGCGATGA
- a CDS encoding universal stress protein, with product MRVVIGIDWSDQTFAAVAQTFQLYHPTDVTLVHGIELGILEHPLVAQAGNVQGYDDFHHAMVDSGRQVVERAATMVPPEVTSIRKVNEISNPAQLILDSAANLSADLIVIGARGRNRLSEVVLGSVSHRVLMHSSRPTLIVRGEARKAQRVLVAIEDRDDADRAVRWLTQHPFAAPVELCVVHAVVPIGINEPYAGPEISAWIEDVQRYAEELVQSTAGKLANSHYKVSTKVVQGNPVAVIEQEAKDMDLVVVTSHGRKGISRFLLGSVSHAVVHHVTCPVLVLR from the coding sequence ATGAGAGTCGTCATCGGCATTGATTGGTCGGATCAGACGTTCGCTGCGGTCGCCCAGACGTTCCAACTTTATCATCCTACCGATGTCACGTTGGTCCACGGCATCGAATTAGGGATTCTGGAGCATCCGCTCGTGGCCCAAGCGGGCAACGTGCAAGGATACGACGATTTCCACCATGCCATGGTCGACTCAGGACGACAAGTCGTGGAGCGCGCTGCTACCATGGTCCCACCGGAGGTCACGTCGATCAGGAAGGTCAATGAGATCAGTAACCCTGCTCAACTGATCCTTGATAGTGCCGCCAACTTGTCGGCCGATCTGATCGTCATCGGGGCCCGAGGGCGGAACCGTCTGTCCGAAGTTGTTCTCGGCAGCGTGTCCCATCGTGTACTGATGCACAGCTCCCGTCCGACGTTAATCGTCAGGGGAGAGGCCCGCAAGGCTCAACGGGTGCTCGTCGCCATTGAAGATCGGGACGACGCCGACCGAGCCGTCCGCTGGTTGACACAGCATCCATTCGCTGCGCCCGTCGAACTGTGTGTGGTGCACGCCGTCGTCCCGATCGGGATCAATGAACCCTATGCTGGACCGGAAATCAGCGCCTGGATTGAGGATGTGCAACGTTACGCGGAGGAACTCGTGCAATCGACCGCCGGCAAGCTCGCGAATTCTCACTATAAAGTGAGCACGAAGGTTGTCCAGGGTAATCCCGTTGCCGTAATCGAACAGGAGGCGAAGGATATGGATTTGGTGGTCGTGACCTCCCATGGTCGCAAGGGCATCTCCCGCTTTCTCTTAGGCAGTGTCTCCCATGCGGTCGTGCATCATGTCACCTGTCCGGTATTGGTCCTACGGTGA
- a CDS encoding c-type cytochrome produces the protein MKTILTLAMALISVSTSVVFAQVIRGDAKTGQAVYEQQCLRCHGAKLDGNGPDSKDLVILPANLQAHKSRSKTDWELLVAISNGVLFSPMHGFRGKLTDQQMLDVLSYIRSVARPDITS, from the coding sequence ATGAAGACGATACTGACTCTCGCGATGGCACTCATTTCCGTCTCGACTTCCGTGGTCTTCGCTCAAGTCATCCGAGGGGATGCGAAGACCGGACAAGCTGTGTACGAACAACAGTGTCTCCGTTGTCATGGGGCCAAACTCGATGGGAACGGTCCAGACAGCAAGGACTTGGTCATCCTGCCAGCCAACCTTCAAGCTCACAAAAGTCGTTCCAAGACCGATTGGGAACTCCTGGTGGCTATCTCGAACGGCGTGCTGTTCAGCCCCATGCACGGCTTTCGAGGGAAGCTGACGGATCAGCAGATGTTGGATGTACTGTCCTACATTCGGTCCGTCGCACGACCGGATATCACCAGTTAG
- a CDS encoding glutaredoxin family protein: protein MFLRSGCPHCEAAKTFLNDLRRERPSLQIAVYDIAENPAARRRRATLFVDRGMTSVGVPTFLIGTELHAGRWLKLSGGGVMVRLGIVLILKPEWLAL from the coding sequence GTGTTTCTCCGATCCGGATGTCCGCATTGTGAAGCCGCAAAGACCTTCCTTAACGATCTTCGACGTGAGCGGCCATCGCTTCAGATCGCCGTCTACGATATTGCGGAGAATCCAGCCGCACGGCGGCGACGTGCAACCTTGTTTGTTGACCGAGGCATGACCAGCGTCGGCGTTCCCACCTTCCTCATCGGCACAGAACTACATGCCGGTCGCTGGTTGAAGCTGAGCGGTGGAGGAGTGATGGTACGCCTGGGCATCGTTTTGATATTGAAACCAGAATGGCTGGCGCTTTAG
- a CDS encoding bifunctional acetate--CoA ligase family protein/GNAT family N-acetyltransferase has product MRTVRPLYIPPLEADHTEFGSLIMRDGSTAAIRPAEPTDATLLQQFVSRLSPESRRHRFFSESLPPVEAVASLCHSSDPCSQFTLIVTRMWEGQQHIIAAGSYWAKDAQTAEVAMAVDDGFHGKGLGTLLLERLALVAIRHNYSHLWAVTHADNLAMREVFRESGFTSHEAYEGDDMEVELSLIPTETTVTRAEVRERLAATASLRPFFHPRSVALIGASRDPKSIGYRLLEALRANEFQGAIYPVNPNASEIAGVPVYHSVHAIPEPIDLAVIAVPRQDVLSVVDECAGKDVRVLVVITAGFAEVGADGVALQKQLLEKVRQYGMRMVGPNCFGILNTAPDVQLNATFTTLFPPRGRAAMSSQSGAIGIATLAGARRFHLGISSFVSVGNKADVSTNDLLQYWEEDPATHVILLYVESLGNPRKFARIARRVSRRKPIVAVKAGRSQSGRRAASSHTAALAASNVAVDALFHQAGVIRTESLEELLALADGLSNQPLPPGRRVGIITNAGGPAILCTDACETGALVVPELSTQTKASLATFLPSAAALSNPVDLIASATPDQYAKAIETLLLAAEIDVLIILYISVAVTDTADIADGILAGIENGRKAGVTAKPVLIGWMAEGDLDRTFHLQTETIPVYHLPETPALVLSKSTSYREWQQQQPGMVPDFDDLDLSTVRKICADALSCRGAGWLTTEETRRVLSAIRLPVQAGGVARTADEAVAMAGQAGYPVAIKLASHQIVHKTEVGGVQLNLTDEETVRKAFESIRTRLSEINQRDAMDGVLVQSMVTDGVEVMIGVTDDPVFGPLIAFGLGGIHVEILGDVQFRITPLTDRDAAEMIRGIKGYRLLTGYRGHPPADLEALEETLLRVSRLVEEIPEIRELDLNPIFALPPGQGCRIVDARIRIDHHNLRPS; this is encoded by the coding sequence ATGAGAACAGTTCGTCCGCTCTACATTCCGCCCCTGGAGGCCGATCACACTGAGTTCGGCTCGCTCATCATGCGAGATGGATCGACCGCTGCAATTCGGCCGGCTGAACCGACCGATGCAACACTGTTGCAACAGTTCGTCAGCCGCTTGTCACCCGAGTCCAGACGCCACCGGTTCTTTTCGGAGAGCCTACCTCCGGTCGAGGCCGTCGCCAGTTTGTGTCATTCTTCAGATCCCTGTTCCCAGTTCACATTGATCGTGACACGAATGTGGGAAGGGCAGCAGCACATTATTGCCGCCGGGTCCTACTGGGCGAAGGATGCACAAACAGCCGAGGTGGCAATGGCCGTGGATGACGGCTTCCATGGGAAAGGGCTAGGAACGCTGCTACTGGAACGACTGGCCCTCGTCGCCATCCGACACAATTATTCCCACCTGTGGGCTGTCACTCACGCAGACAATCTGGCTATGCGCGAAGTGTTTCGAGAATCGGGGTTTACATCGCATGAAGCCTATGAAGGCGACGACATGGAAGTGGAACTGTCGTTGATTCCCACGGAAACGACCGTCACTCGCGCCGAGGTCCGAGAACGGCTTGCCGCCACCGCGTCGCTCCGACCGTTTTTCCACCCACGCTCGGTGGCACTGATCGGTGCCTCGCGCGATCCCAAAAGTATCGGCTATCGACTTCTCGAGGCACTTCGAGCCAATGAATTTCAGGGCGCCATCTATCCGGTCAATCCAAATGCTTCGGAGATCGCTGGAGTCCCGGTCTATCACTCAGTTCATGCGATTCCTGAGCCCATCGATCTCGCCGTCATCGCCGTACCACGGCAAGACGTCTTATCCGTCGTCGATGAGTGTGCGGGTAAAGATGTTCGGGTATTGGTGGTCATTACGGCAGGCTTTGCCGAAGTGGGAGCTGACGGAGTGGCACTCCAGAAACAGCTTCTTGAAAAGGTCCGGCAGTACGGGATGCGCATGGTTGGGCCTAATTGCTTTGGGATCTTGAACACAGCCCCCGATGTACAATTGAACGCGACCTTCACCACGCTGTTTCCCCCACGAGGTCGTGCCGCTATGTCGTCGCAGAGCGGCGCCATCGGGATTGCGACTCTTGCCGGCGCACGGCGGTTCCACTTGGGCATCTCTTCTTTCGTGAGTGTGGGAAACAAGGCCGATGTGTCCACCAACGATCTGTTGCAGTATTGGGAGGAAGACCCAGCCACACATGTCATCCTGCTCTATGTCGAGTCTCTCGGCAATCCGCGAAAATTCGCCCGTATCGCGCGACGCGTGAGCCGTCGCAAACCGATCGTTGCGGTCAAAGCGGGACGATCACAATCAGGGCGACGGGCGGCCAGTTCTCACACCGCAGCTCTTGCAGCTAGCAATGTGGCCGTCGACGCGTTGTTCCATCAAGCCGGTGTCATTCGCACGGAATCGCTCGAAGAATTGTTGGCGCTGGCCGATGGTTTATCGAATCAACCCCTTCCTCCGGGACGACGCGTGGGAATCATCACAAACGCCGGAGGACCGGCCATTCTTTGTACCGACGCCTGCGAGACAGGCGCGTTGGTTGTTCCCGAACTGTCCACCCAGACCAAGGCAAGCCTAGCAACATTTCTCCCCTCTGCCGCCGCCTTAAGCAATCCTGTCGATCTGATTGCCTCCGCCACGCCGGACCAGTACGCCAAAGCTATTGAAACCCTCCTATTGGCGGCGGAGATCGATGTACTCATCATTCTGTATATATCCGTGGCTGTAACCGACACGGCAGACATCGCCGACGGTATCCTGGCTGGAATTGAAAATGGGCGGAAAGCAGGCGTGACGGCTAAGCCCGTGCTCATTGGTTGGATGGCGGAAGGAGACCTGGACCGTACGTTTCACCTTCAAACGGAGACCATCCCGGTCTACCACTTACCGGAAACGCCTGCACTCGTGCTCAGCAAATCGACATCTTACAGGGAATGGCAGCAACAGCAGCCGGGGATGGTTCCTGACTTCGATGATCTGGATCTTTCTACCGTGCGAAAGATCTGTGCCGACGCGCTCTCGTGCCGCGGAGCTGGTTGGTTGACGACCGAGGAGACACGAAGAGTTCTGAGTGCGATCAGACTTCCTGTTCAGGCTGGCGGTGTGGCCAGAACAGCCGATGAAGCAGTCGCCATGGCAGGGCAAGCCGGCTATCCGGTTGCCATCAAACTGGCCTCGCATCAGATTGTCCACAAGACCGAGGTCGGTGGCGTGCAGTTGAATCTCACGGACGAGGAGACCGTCCGTAAAGCATTTGAGTCGATCAGAACACGACTCTCTGAGATCAACCAGCGCGACGCCATGGATGGGGTACTCGTGCAGTCGATGGTGACCGACGGTGTGGAAGTCATGATCGGCGTTACCGACGACCCGGTATTTGGCCCTTTAATTGCGTTCGGCCTTGGGGGGATTCACGTTGAAATTCTTGGTGATGTGCAGTTTCGCATCACGCCCCTCACCGATCGTGACGCGGCAGAAATGATCAGAGGAATCAAAGGCTATCGGCTGCTGACCGGCTATCGCGGACATCCTCCGGCGGATTTGGAAGCGTTGGAAGAAACCCTGCTGCGGGTATCTCGCCTCGTTGAAGAAATTCCAGAAATCCGTGAACTCGACTTGAATCCGATCTTCGCACTCCCACCAGGCCAAGGCTGTCGTATCGTGGATGCGAGGATACGAATCGATCATCACAACCTGCGACCTTCTTAA
- a CDS encoding c-type cytochrome has product MNKKVWLTVCGILLAGWLGVETVSVTHDVWAEAPASPPSGKLKGNILRGRDIFNGKGVCYYCHGIDGYLYRIPRVEADTAKLIAKLNPPPSDLRNPDALHLKTNQERARAIREGHPGTGMFPDPTMTDQDLADTLLYLALIRKDPHPEQ; this is encoded by the coding sequence ATGAACAAGAAAGTTTGGTTGACCGTATGCGGTATCCTGCTTGCGGGCTGGTTGGGAGTAGAGACAGTATCCGTAACCCATGATGTGTGGGCTGAAGCTCCAGCCAGTCCACCGAGCGGGAAGTTAAAAGGAAATATCCTGCGAGGGCGAGATATCTTTAATGGCAAAGGCGTGTGTTACTACTGCCATGGGATCGATGGGTACTTGTATCGGATACCCCGAGTGGAAGCGGACACCGCTAAGCTTATCGCCAAGCTGAATCCGCCTCCCTCGGATTTGCGCAATCCTGATGCATTGCATTTGAAAACCAATCAAGAGCGAGCCCGCGCCATTCGAGAAGGCCATCCCGGCACCGGCATGTTTCCCGACCCCACCATGACCGACCAAGACCTCGCCGATACGCTGCTCTACCTCGCGCTGATCAGAAAAGACCCGCATCCGGAGCAGTAA
- a CDS encoding hemerythrin domain-containing protein — translation MTGESMSEQNTITALYAEDHDRLDELFKTFQTSKRSDFAKAKDAFKEFKVGLQRHIVWEEELLFPMWEEKTGMIEDGPTPVMRFEHEQIKQLLDAIHRKVESQDLNSDQEEQALLNLLGSHNRKEEKALYPAIDNVTNADERDTIFTTMKTIPEDRGNTCCSGH, via the coding sequence ATGACGGGGGAATCAATGAGCGAGCAGAACACGATCACGGCATTGTACGCGGAGGATCATGACCGGCTGGATGAATTGTTCAAGACCTTTCAGACATCGAAACGATCGGACTTTGCCAAGGCGAAGGACGCATTCAAAGAATTCAAAGTCGGGCTCCAACGGCATATCGTCTGGGAAGAGGAGCTGCTGTTTCCAATGTGGGAAGAGAAAACCGGGATGATCGAGGACGGGCCGACCCCCGTGATGCGATTTGAGCATGAGCAGATCAAGCAGCTGCTTGATGCGATTCATCGGAAAGTGGAGAGCCAGGATCTCAATAGTGATCAAGAGGAGCAGGCTTTGCTCAACCTCTTGGGCTCTCACAATAGAAAGGAAGAGAAGGCGCTTTATCCTGCCATTGATAACGTTACCAATGCGGACGAGCGCGACACGATCTTCACCACGATGAAGACGATTCCGGAAGACCGGGGCAATACCTGCTGCAGTGGGCACTGA
- a CDS encoding YtxH domain-containing protein, whose translation MTTRNDEDSGLAVALAFLGGAMMGIMTGFLLAPRSGEDTRREIKGYARKTEDEVIEKAKEARAALDEVINRGRQFVDERRADVEAALQAGKDAIRERRER comes from the coding sequence ATGACGACTCGTAACGATGAGGATTCAGGACTGGCAGTAGCGTTGGCATTTCTCGGCGGCGCCATGATGGGGATCATGACCGGATTTCTTCTGGCTCCGAGGTCCGGCGAGGATACCCGGCGAGAAATCAAAGGGTATGCAAGAAAGACGGAGGACGAGGTGATCGAGAAAGCCAAAGAGGCGCGGGCGGCGCTTGATGAAGTGATCAATCGGGGTAGACAATTTGTCGATGAGCGCCGGGCTGATGTGGAAGCGGCTTTGCAAGCAGGCAAAGACGCGATACGGGAGCGGAGAGAGCGATAA
- a CDS encoding c-type cytochrome, whose translation MYVRILMSVLVLTLMVSWALAQSHSGNTKSGEKIFQQHCAGCHGTTGDGLGPDIKELIVPPANFLAPKTRARTDRELYLAIKQGVLFSPMHGWADRLSEQEIRDVLNYIRTFAPFNPLG comes from the coding sequence ATGTATGTACGGATTCTGATGAGCGTGCTGGTACTTACGTTGATGGTCTCGTGGGCTCTGGCTCAGAGCCACTCTGGAAACACTAAGAGTGGGGAGAAAATCTTCCAACAGCACTGTGCCGGTTGCCACGGAACCACTGGTGATGGGCTAGGACCTGATATTAAGGAGTTGATCGTTCCACCGGCGAATTTTCTCGCGCCGAAAACACGGGCAAGGACCGACAGGGAGTTGTATCTCGCGATCAAACAAGGAGTGCTCTTCAGTCCGATGCATGGGTGGGCAGATCGGTTGTCCGAGCAAGAAATTCGAGATGTGCTGAACTATATTCGGACATTCGCGCCATTCAACCCCCTCGGCTAA
- a CDS encoding Spy/CpxP family protein refolding chaperone has protein sequence MRTSKGTWIAGLTGAALLTVLAAIPTLVAEGQAMMMHGGHDQAEEGEHEGHYLKHLLKHAKEIGLTQEQVSKLKSVQLDFKRTEARIEADTKVAKLELQALVDDEQSDLNTIQAKVDQLKKSEAACLFAEIKAKRQASSLLTPDQREKERAVHEHMKSSSQHGGGGMGHGGMMGGMMGSMGSGSHGSGGAGGGQQHQH, from the coding sequence ATGAGAACGTCGAAGGGAACATGGATAGCTGGATTGACTGGAGCCGCCCTGCTCACCGTGCTAGCGGCGATTCCAACGCTTGTGGCCGAGGGCCAGGCCATGATGATGCACGGTGGCCACGATCAGGCTGAAGAGGGGGAGCATGAGGGGCACTATCTCAAACATCTGCTGAAGCATGCCAAGGAGATCGGTCTGACGCAGGAGCAAGTCAGCAAGCTCAAGTCCGTGCAATTGGATTTCAAGCGGACGGAGGCTCGGATAGAAGCGGATACGAAAGTCGCCAAGCTCGAGCTGCAGGCACTGGTGGATGATGAGCAATCCGATCTCAATACAATTCAAGCCAAAGTGGATCAATTGAAAAAATCAGAAGCCGCCTGCCTGTTTGCTGAGATCAAGGCGAAGCGCCAGGCATCCTCTCTCCTGACCCCTGACCAACGCGAAAAAGAACGTGCGGTCCATGAACACATGAAGAGTAGTAGCCAGCACGGAGGCGGCGGGATGGGCCATGGTGGGATGATGGGTGGCATGATGGGATCTATGGGAAGTGGCAGTCATGGGAGTGGAGGAGCCGGCGGAGGGCAACAACATCAGCATTGA
- a CDS encoding c-type cytochrome, protein MKTSLLMVMVASLYFAVSADAAERHMMQPVVPADKLAEARALKNPLSNTPEVIENGKSLYNGKGGCVTCHGIEGDGKGPGAVSMNPAPRNFQHHGFWHHRTEGEVFWAIKYGSPGTAMIAFGSVLSDNEIWALIHYEQTFSARHGMMGHREGMGPGGDMGGREGMGHRGRRGGMTE, encoded by the coding sequence ATGAAAACGAGTCTGTTGATGGTGATGGTCGCTTCGCTGTACTTCGCGGTGTCTGCGGATGCTGCTGAACGACACATGATGCAACCAGTCGTGCCGGCAGATAAGCTGGCTGAAGCGAGAGCTCTCAAGAATCCTTTATCGAATACTCCTGAAGTCATTGAGAACGGTAAGTCGCTGTACAACGGCAAGGGGGGGTGCGTCACCTGTCATGGGATAGAAGGGGACGGCAAAGGGCCGGGAGCGGTGAGTATGAATCCCGCGCCGCGTAACTTTCAGCATCATGGATTCTGGCACCATCGTACGGAGGGCGAAGTCTTCTGGGCCATCAAGTATGGATCACCCGGGACCGCCATGATCGCATTCGGTTCGGTCTTGTCCGACAACGAAATCTGGGCCCTCATTCACTACGAGCAAACCTTCTCTGCGAGGCATGGCATGATGGGGCATCGAGAAGGGATGGGACCTGGCGGCGACATGGGTGGCAGAGAAGGGATGGGGCATCGCGGGCGCAGAGGTGGAATGACCGAGTGA
- the ppk2 gene encoding polyphosphate kinase 2, with the protein MIAQGLGRIGEPGYVLTADDLRRVNTRKGFLKLLANKAVDIEEVRKTLLYEQDLRQLQVELVRLQRWIQSSGERIAILVEGRDAAGKGGTIRRFTEHLNPRAMRVVALPKPTDAERGQWYFQRYIHQLPNRGEIVFFDRSWYNRAVVEPVMGFCTKKEHQRFLQQVPEFEHMLYEDGVTIIKFWFSISKDEQARRFEARRQNPLKQWKLSPVDEKAQELWDAYTRCKEEMFSKTHSTFSPWIIVQANDKQAARLESLRYVLNLLPYKGKDEAQIRLTPDPNVITRFHRKMVELDL; encoded by the coding sequence ATGATCGCCCAGGGGCTTGGACGCATCGGTGAACCGGGATACGTCTTGACAGCGGATGATCTTCGAAGGGTCAACACAAGGAAAGGGTTTCTGAAACTCCTTGCCAACAAAGCCGTCGATATCGAGGAAGTTCGCAAGACTCTGCTCTATGAGCAGGACTTACGACAGTTGCAGGTTGAATTGGTCAGGCTGCAACGGTGGATTCAAAGCAGTGGGGAGCGCATCGCCATTTTGGTCGAAGGACGGGATGCGGCCGGAAAGGGCGGCACGATTCGCCGGTTCACCGAGCATCTGAATCCTCGTGCGATGCGAGTCGTGGCGCTGCCGAAGCCGACCGACGCAGAACGAGGCCAGTGGTATTTCCAGCGCTATATTCATCAGCTGCCGAACAGAGGTGAGATCGTCTTCTTCGACCGAAGTTGGTACAACCGCGCGGTGGTCGAGCCGGTCATGGGATTCTGCACGAAAAAGGAACACCAGCGATTTCTCCAGCAGGTTCCGGAATTTGAGCACATGCTCTATGAAGACGGAGTCACCATCATTAAGTTCTGGTTCTCTATCTCCAAGGATGAACAAGCCAGGCGATTCGAAGCGAGGCGGCAGAATCCGCTCAAGCAGTGGAAACTGAGTCCGGTTGATGAAAAGGCGCAGGAGCTGTGGGATGCGTATACCCGCTGCAAAGAGGAAATGTTCAGCAAAACGCACTCGACCTTTAGCCCCTGGATCATCGTGCAGGCGAACGACAAGCAGGCTGCGCGACTGGAAAGCTTGCGCTATGTCCTGAACCTGCTGCCCTACAAAGGAAAGGACGAAGCTCAGATCAGGCTGACACCTGATCCGAACGTCATTACTCGATTCCACCGTAAAATGGTGGAATTGGATCTCTAA